One genomic window of Enoplosus armatus isolate fEnoArm2 chromosome 19, fEnoArm2.hap1, whole genome shotgun sequence includes the following:
- the tmem121ab gene encoding transmembrane protein 121Ab, with protein sequence MVLPPPDKRHVCLTTIVIMTSMAFMDAYLVEQNQGPRKIGVCIIVLVGDVCFLIVLRYVAVWVGAEVRTARRGYAMILWFLYIFVLEIKLYFVFQNCKADRKSLETVARKALTLLLSVCVPGLYLVLVALDSMEYVRTFRKKEDMRSRLFWVALDLLDLLDIQANLWEPQRTGLPIWAEGLMFFYCYILLLILPCVSLSEISMQGEHMSPQKMMLYPVLSLVTINVVTILIRGVNMVLFQDSRVSTIFVGKNVVAIATKASTFLEYRRQVKEFPHPQNAMALELQQNSVSHTQPLPNATSLPHEPSPAQDVIDT encoded by the coding sequence ATGGTGTTGCCGCCCCCAGACAAACGCCACGTGTGCCTGACCACAATCGTCATCATGACCAGCATGGCCTTCATGGACGCCTACCTGGTGGAGCAGAACCAGGGTCCCAGAAAGATTGGTGTGTGTATTATAGTGCTGGTAGGGGACGTATGCTTCCTTATAGTGCTGCGATATGTTGCAGTGTGGGTCGGTGCCGAGGTGCGCACCGCCCGACGAGGATACGCCATGATCCTCTGGTTTCTGTACATCTTTGTCCTGGAGATCAAGCTCTACTTTGTGTTCCAGAATTGcaaggcagacaggaagagttTGGAAACGGTGGCCCGGAAGGCTTTGACGTTATTATTATCTGTATGTGTACCAGGCTTATACTTGGTTCTAGTGGCTTTGGATAGTATGGAATATGTGAGAACTTTCCGTAAGAAGGAGGACATGAGGAGTCGCCTATTCTGGGTGGCTCTGGACCTGCTGGACCTGCTGGATATCCAAGCCAACCTGTGGGAGCCCCAGCGGACAGGCCTGCCCATCTGGGCCGAGGGCCTGATGTTCTTCTACTGCTACATCCTGCTGCTCATCCTGCCCTGCGTATCGCTCAGTGAAATCAGCATGCAGGGGGAGCACATGTCGCCCCAGAAGATGATGCTGTACCCTGTTCTGAGCCTGGTCACCATAAACGTGGTCACCATCCTCATACGAGGTGTAAACATGGTGCTGTTTCAGGACAGCCGGGTTTCCACCATCTTTGTTGGAAAGAACGTGGTGGCCATCGCCACCAAGGCGTCCACCTTCCTGGAGTACCGCAGACAGGTGAAGGAGTTTCCCCACCCACAGAACGCCATGGCACtagagctgcagcagaactCTGTCAGCCACACGCAGCCGCTGCCCAACGCCACCAGTTTGCCACATGAACCTTCGCCGGCGCAGGACGTCATCGACACATGA